The Alnus glutinosa chromosome 1, dhAlnGlut1.1, whole genome shotgun sequence region ttaacaatattgtttccttgatggaaggaaacaatacggtgtttaccatttgagggtccctaacctagcctataaatagagtgtctgtgtacaccatcagtacagccatcaagcaataggcataggttagaagatccctcaaataatcttttcttgttcttcagatggatcgttgAAACGCTTGaacaaatatggctagaggtaagcctgaatcctgttttaatttgttttccgctgcgcatgttagtttaagcaatATGTTGATCATTTCTAACAGTCTTGGCATCCCAACCATTAAGTCTTTCAAAATTATTGGGACTGATGCCTCCGACATTGAGTACGGTGGTATTCTCAAGCAGCAAGTCTATTCCAATCAACTTGAACAAATTGTtcgtttcatatatatatattatttttgaaaggaatattgttttatattatttgttctatattatttaatattgacCATTTTCTTTAACAAAGAAGTGAGTACAGACAAAAATCAGGGCCGGCGGCTTGGGAGCTTTTAGATTTCCGCTCAACAAATTAGCTTTTTAACTAATTTAACTAGTTCTATAgttaaaaattaccaaaaaaaaaaaaaaaaaaactataaatctGACTCTCCAATTTGGAGGGCCTTTTTGTAAAATGCTTCAATACTCAACAAATTTGttttaataccatttgtaaaAGCTAAAAaactctttcttttatttttttttattccccaTTCTTTCTTATCTCAAATACTTTATTCCTTTCCTTTTaccatctcctctctctctcttctcactCCCGTGAAATctgcaactctctctctctctctctctctctctctctctctcattgctTCTCTCTCACGTAGTAGGGGTGTATATTAGGACGAATATTGACCACGCGTGTTACTATTCGCTATTTATTTAACTATCTATTATTCACAAATGCTAGCACGAATTTAATtagcaaaaattattattcacaCATGCGGATGCGAAATTAAAACATTCACATTCTCTTTATATAGAATATGTATCTTCTATATAtcttatatttaataaattcatcaaaatgacattattttggtatttaatatcaaaatgatgtcgttttgaATTATGTgtaggttatgtttacattggtttggttAGATGTGTTACTTTAATACTTGGGCAAAAAGACTAatgtaatgtgaaatcaatatattttcaaaagatcagagcttaaaaaaattaaaacaagttcaaaatactaaaaatttgcataaattattttcaaaatcatttcaaaTAAGTCctaaaaaatagggttaaatacgttttttggtccttgaattttgaaaactttatttttttagtacctgagttttaatttgcatcacagatggtatctccattttgggaaaagaccaaattaatacctcaaaataggggtggccggccacccctcttctttttcttttctttttttttttttctcaatttttttttaaagttattaattttttaattttttttacactaaAACACGTGTCAACCATCTGGGCAAGctattaatttttggacggaaaacttgactgagatACTAATTTGGTTTTTTCCCAAAACGAAGGTATCATCTATAATGCgaattaaaactcaggtactaaaaaataaagtttttaaaacttagggataaaaaatgtatttaaccctaaaaatatctgcaattttaaaataggTCCAAAAGGCCCATTACCAAATATGCTAATGGCGGATAATAACTGGGCGGGTGCGGTTAGTAAAATCATGATGCAAATCCGGATATTGCTTTCACGGATATTTGAAAACAATATCCGCATTTTATGGATGCGGCTGCGACTGAAGATATTGCAAATAACTGCATCCGCATGTACACCTCTTATCACATAGCATGTAAAATTAGGAAATTCAAGTGGTTTTTTGGTTGGGTCATCGTCCTCCACACGAACATATGACTATTGAAAAGAGAAGactttttgaaaatatgatgttaagaaaatggtaaattttaaaaatatgattgttgAAAAGACATTTAAATGGGGTagtgaaagaaaaaggagatgTAGTGTGCATCTAAAAAGTAGAtagctaattttattttatttttaaaaaaagagtgaCTTTTTATTGGATAAATTGGCTAAAATTTAAACCACCGGATCcaaatgttgagcattcttagtagccttactaaattttattagtcaaaatagttaaaaattatttttctctattttagccattcacttttttaaagtacCTTCAACACCTTCACCATTTTAGCTATctactatcactattccatttaaataatcattttaaaaaacgaGGATGTGTGTGATGcatgataaatttataaaaaaaaatgaagagagaaaaagttttaatagtttcatattgTTTTTGTGAGTGAAGAGTGCTTATTATTGAGCACTGttcatttatcaatttttttttttttttaccaaatttgaTGAGGTTGTTAGGGATTCAATTTTAAACCATTTTAGCAAATTGGCTTACCAAAATAGCTTTTCCACTATTTTGGTGAGTCGCATTCTATTCGTTTGGCCTTTAGTTGTAAGGGGTGTATTACCTAAAGAGTATAACTTCTATCAGGTATTGGCAAAATCCAAGACCTTTCTACCCTCCAATGAGATGTTGATACATCAAcattaaacaagaaaaacaagtgTTAATAAAACACAGGATCTAACCCTTCTTtcagtttaaaaagaaaaaagaaaactcctCCTAGCCACCGCTCGCTGCCCCTGCCCCACGCCAAACACCGGATTGTTGCTTCCACATGTCGGATTGTCGCCTCCACGATGCAGATCTCCAGACTATAGAAGGAGATCTACTTGTTCTGCCTCTCCATCGATTCCCGCTAAAAGCCACGAAAGCAAATACCTATGACTGGTATTTGCCATTCACCTTCAGATCTGGTTCTTGTTGAAACCGAGTATTGCCCCCAGGTCGTTGTtgatagaaaacataaacaaatgacaaataaagattgcggaataataaaatagacaaaggaattttacgtggttcggtatatgacctacatccacagggtaaagccctaaggctacattatgctcttattgcttgaaataatttacaatatagattatctctatttatagggatatagagagaatacaaaataatatgtaaagagaatataatcaaatcagaattgaatgtattcaaatctgatttgattataatcaattacaattaatgaggattaaatcaaatcctacaatatatgTGGGTGAAGACGAGGGTTATACGAGTAGTTtcaagaagaaagatgggacAGAAAAAGGCAAGAAAGCATCTCCCAGCAATGGGGTAGGCGTTCTGTTATGGTCAGAAGTGTGGCAAGGGCACGCCATGCAAGCCGGTCCATGTGTCGGTGCCGCTTGGGACCCCGGTGACCATCGAGTATTATCCTGAAGCTTGGAAGAGATATGATTGGGCGGAAGGAGACTTGATTGAGGGAGAGACGGTGATGGCGGCTGAAAGAGATGGTGGTGGCGCCTGGGATGGCCGGCGGAACTTACCAACGGCGGCATCTAGCGTGGCGGTGGCGGAGGCTTCTGGTGTAGGCGGTGGctaggaggtttttttttttttttttttttttttttttttttttttcagactaAAAGAGTGAAAGAAGGATAAAATCTAGTGTTTTGCCCActcttgtttttcttgttcCAGGATGATGTGTCAACCTcttattggtgggcataaaTCTACTGGTTTTTGCCATGATCTTATAAAAAGGACTCTCTTAGCTAAATGGGCTATTAGTTTAGTTAGGCCCATTTGTTTAATATAGACCTAAAGCCCATACCGAATAGATCCGTTATACAAGTTTGACCAACTCCTGCATATTTTTTGGCCAAGCTGTTTAGGCAGTAAGTGAACCCCTAATGCACACGTGTCCAAGCCTTTAGAAGACAAATACACGTGCCTAAAGAATTTCACAAGGGACAGGTGGCTCCCTGACTTTGCCTGATTCTTAAACCCAAATTAGAGTTCGAGAAGCCTCTACGCAAAATATCTCAAGCCCCGCCAAAAAAATCTCTATGACTCGAATCTCAACGCACCAACGCAAATTCCACGTCTGCGAAAGAAGTTGTTCCAGAACATTCCGATATTTTCATCTTGGGGACTTGGGGTTAAAAGCTTCTAGAGCTTCCAATACGTGACCACCGCCTTTGCCGTTGTTTATAAAACTACCAGCACCGGCTTTCACTTTCCTCCGGCGTTGTTACGGCTTCCAGTTCCAGCGCCCGAATCTAGTAGTACTGGCTTCTCGCAAATTGATTACGAATATAAGGAGGTGGTTTTTGATGATATAGTCTGAATTTGAGATAAATCTATAAGGACTTTTTGGGTTTGTTTCTgggtatttggtttttttttttttttgtgatgtgCTGAGATTGGTGGGGTTGTGATGGAGATGGAGGCTGACAAGAAATCGCTATCTTATTATCGAATTCTTGGTGTCAGGACGGAATCGTCTATGGAAGAAATAAGGCGGGCTTATCGCAAGCTTGCTATGGTGAGTAGGGctgcctctctctctgtctctgtaaATACTAAAAGAAGTTGGATGATTTTGGTTAAATGAGAAATTGCGTGTGATATATTGTTTTGGGTGGTGcaaattagaaaagaaagacTGCATCTTGGTTCGACTCTGTTCTACTCTGTTTTATTGTTGATTTTTGTTActttaaatctttatttttgggttaatgTTGAAGTATTGCGTGGGTGTGATTGTTGTTTTTGTGCAGCAATGGCATCCGGATAGATGGGCAAGGACCCCTTCTCTTCTGGGTGAAGCTAAACGAAAATTCCAGCAGATCCAAGAAGCCTACTCAGGTAATTTTCTTTGccatatgtatacatatatcaCCCTCATTGGAGGCGTCCGTGGGACTTTTCTTAACCTCTTCTTTTATTGGAGCAGTGTTGTCAAACCAGAGGAAGAGGACACTGTACGACTCGGGGTTATATGACcctgatgatgaagaagatgaggtgGGTATTCTGGAAATGTTCCTTACTTTGATTCATGTGATGCTTTTGTGATTTTCCTCAATAGTTTTGGAATTGAACTCTGTTTCAGGGCTTTTACGATTTTGTGCAAGAAATGGTGTCTCTCATGGAACAGACCAGGAGAGAGGTACGAATCTGATATTATGTACGTTTTATTATACACAGGATAagaattattttgatcattgtTAACGTGTTGTTCATTTTATACATACACAGGATAAGAATTATAGCGTGGAGGAGCTACAGAGCATGCTTTTGGAGATGGCCCAAGGATTCGAGTCTCCTGCCTGGTTTTGTGGACCGTCAATTGCCGAAGATTCCAGATGCTCGAAGAGAACACGTTGGCAGAGCAATCCAATGGCAATCAGAGGCTCACATTTGCACACATCTGGCCTGCAGATGTTTGGAAGCAGCGGTTATTGCAATTTTCACCGTTCCCCTCTAGAAAAGAGACAATACTAGAGGATTGAGCTGCTTGTCTGAGCAACAAAGACTGCCAGCGATGTGTTGCTAATTTGCATTGGTTGTAGAGCATGGTTTCTTTGATTAAACCTTTTATGCCTTTGTGATAAACTCTTGTGCTGTGGATACAAATTCTAGTAAATTAGAGTTTGGGCTTAATAATgcgctcctttttttttttgaagtggacTTTTTAGCTTTTGTGGGCTTGCATTTGGGCCGAGCTACGACGGAAGGGGCTATTCACAATGATTAACAAACATTTCAATTaatcattataaaaaaaaatttaaaaataaaattaagttgGTTAAGATTGTTACgacttataaaataattgtgggACACTcttaaataagataaaaatataatttttggcATTAAATTGGGAGTTTTTAAAACTGTTATGGTGTAAATCTGATAACCTTATGGTATCGGTATCTTCTCATAGAAAATTGAGGCAAAAATAGCTCAAGCACACGTTAGTCTCGtgtgatgattttttttatctaaattaATGGCCAAATTTGAGACAGGAACTCGAAATATTTTGATAGTTTGTAAGTTCAAGTTACAGTGAGTCATAGTTTATAGGTAGTTTAGAGATAGGGGTGGTAATACGATCGGAGAAGCCaattgtaatttattatttatctaaTCCTCATAACTCACATGCAACTTGGGAAAATTTGTTTGTTGATTGACATGAATTTGGTCCTTGGGCATTTCTGTTTGGGCCAGAGATAGATAACATGTTCTGTTCATCATTCCTAGCTTTTGGGCCCAGGAAAAAAAAGGCGCCCATATAATATGGGCCCAGAAAAAAGCCCATATAATAATGGGCCTCTCAAAACTGAGGCAGTACGGATAGGGCCCAGAACGAAAGCATATTCTACAGCGTAGAATGTCTCCGCTTTCAACCCAACAACGTCGGCCAGTGGCCACGTTGCTGCATGTGCCATGTGGCAAGTAGAATCGTCGGATGGGATGAGTTCATAAATTAAAGTGATGGAGGATTATTTTAACGTAGGAAGGTTCGAAAAGTAACGGTTGGATTTGAGTTAAAGGGAGATTAGGTAAGTTGACTATGATTGAAGGCCAACAAGGAGTGGAACAGGAAGCTGCTTTTAAGAAAGTGGGCGGTGCCCTTCTAACTAATCTCTTATCTTCCATCTACTCATCTTTTGCGTGCagattccatatatatatattcccaacTTTTTGTCCCCTTTCCATCCCATCATACATTTCTTCAGCGTTAAGTCC contains the following coding sequences:
- the LOC133858672 gene encoding uncharacterized protein LOC133858672 isoform X2 — its product is MEEIRRAYRKLAMQWHPDRWARTPSLLGEAKRKFQQIQEAYSVLSNQRKRTLYDSGLYDPDDEEDEGFYDFVQEMVSLMEQTRREDKNYSVEELQSMLLEMAQGFESPAWFCGPSIAEDSRCSKRTRWQSNPMAIRGSHLHTSGLQMFGSSGYCNFHRSPLEKRQY
- the LOC133858672 gene encoding uncharacterized protein LOC133858672 isoform X1 — protein: MEMEADKKSLSYYRILGVRTESSMEEIRRAYRKLAMQWHPDRWARTPSLLGEAKRKFQQIQEAYSVLSNQRKRTLYDSGLYDPDDEEDEGFYDFVQEMVSLMEQTRREDKNYSVEELQSMLLEMAQGFESPAWFCGPSIAEDSRCSKRTRWQSNPMAIRGSHLHTSGLQMFGSSGYCNFHRSPLEKRQY